From one Nodosilinea sp. FACHB-141 genomic stretch:
- a CDS encoding N-acetylmannosamine-6-phosphate 2-epimerase, whose protein sequence is MKSILESLQGGLVVSCQAPGDSPLHNATAIAAMAEAALNRGAVGVRIDSPDHIQAVRARCNSPIIGLWKQVMPPSEVYITPQFHHAEAVAQAGSDIIAVDATQRPRPSGETLEQIIQQIHERLGRAVMADVDTLDNALKAIDAGADCVGTTLFGYTAETQTETPPGFDLLQAMVKQCPVPVICEGGIASPAQAKQALDLGAYAVVVGTAITGIDYLVQRYVSALDRPLAIS, encoded by the coding sequence TTGAAGAGCATTTTGGAATCGTTGCAGGGCGGGCTCGTCGTATCGTGCCAAGCCCCGGGTGACTCGCCTCTGCACAATGCGACGGCGATCGCAGCCATGGCCGAAGCTGCCCTTAACCGCGGAGCCGTTGGGGTACGCATCGACAGCCCTGACCACATCCAAGCCGTACGGGCCCGCTGCAATTCCCCCATTATCGGCCTCTGGAAGCAGGTTATGCCGCCCTCGGAGGTCTACATCACCCCTCAGTTTCATCACGCCGAGGCAGTAGCCCAAGCCGGCAGCGACATTATCGCCGTTGATGCTACCCAACGGCCCCGCCCCAGTGGTGAAACCTTAGAGCAAATTATTCAGCAAATTCACGAGCGTCTAGGCCGCGCCGTCATGGCCGATGTCGATACCCTCGACAACGCACTCAAGGCTATTGACGCCGGGGCAGACTGCGTCGGCACCACCCTGTTTGGCTATACCGCAGAGACTCAAACCGAAACCCCGCCCGGGTTTGACCTACTCCAAGCTATGGTGAAACAGTGCCCCGTGCCAGTCATCTGTGAAGGCGGCATTGCTTCTCCAGCCCAGGCTAAGCAAGCCCTTGATTTAGGTGCCTATGCCGTTGTCGTAGGCACGGCGATCACGGGTATTGATTACCTCGTGCAGCGCTATGTCAGCGCCCTCGATCGCCCCTTAGCTATCTCCTAG
- a CDS encoding DUF2165 family protein — protein sequence MATRISKTLLVASIGLLALVIVLNNLTDYNANFRYIQHVLSMDTVLVDSQLTWRAVTSLGLQKAAYGVIIGIESAIAALCLGGAMRLLKVVNCDGITFNRAKATAIYGLTLAFLFWFVGFMVVGGEWFTMWQSLEWNGQQPAFRFIGCVGFVLLYLSLPDGNLLE from the coding sequence ATGGCAACTCGGATTTCAAAAACCCTGCTGGTAGCCTCTATTGGTCTGCTGGCCTTGGTAATTGTGCTCAATAATCTGACGGACTACAACGCCAATTTTAGGTACATTCAGCACGTGCTGAGCATGGATACGGTCCTTGTAGACAGTCAGCTAACCTGGCGAGCTGTGACCTCATTGGGCCTTCAGAAGGCGGCCTATGGGGTGATCATAGGGATTGAGTCGGCGATCGCCGCTCTCTGTCTAGGTGGAGCCATGCGCTTGCTGAAAGTTGTGAACTGCGATGGCATCACCTTTAACCGGGCTAAGGCTACGGCTATTTATGGGCTGACCCTGGCGTTTCTATTTTGGTTTGTGGGCTTCATGGTGGTAGGTGGGGAGTGGTTCACCATGTGGCAGTCGTTGGAGTGGAATGGACAGCAGCCCGCCTTTCGCTTTATCGGCTGTGTGGGTTTTGTGCTGCTCTACCTCAGCCTGCCCGATGGCAACTTGCTTGAGTAG
- the dcd gene encoding dCTP deaminase: MIKNDAWIDKMAKEGMIQPFQPSLVRQLENADHSLGQPVISYGLSSYGYDIRLSPAEFRIFRHVPGTVVDPKNFSPANLEPTALKTDESGSYFILPAHSYGLGVALEKISVPNNISVICIGKSTYARCGIIANLTPAEAGWRGHLTLEFSNSSSADCRIYASEGVVQLIFFEGEPCQVSYETRQGKYQDQAEQVTLAKV, encoded by the coding sequence ATGATTAAGAACGATGCCTGGATCGACAAAATGGCTAAGGAGGGCATGATTCAGCCGTTTCAGCCCTCCCTGGTGCGACAGCTAGAGAACGCTGACCATTCTCTAGGACAGCCAGTTATCAGCTACGGGCTGTCGTCCTACGGGTACGACATTCGGCTATCTCCTGCCGAATTTAGAATCTTTCGCCATGTTCCGGGTACGGTGGTTGATCCCAAAAATTTCAGCCCCGCCAATTTAGAACCCACCGCCCTTAAAACTGATGAGAGCGGCAGCTACTTTATCTTGCCGGCCCACTCCTATGGGCTGGGAGTAGCCTTAGAAAAAATTTCTGTCCCCAACAACATCAGCGTGATTTGCATCGGCAAATCGACCTACGCCCGCTGTGGCATCATTGCCAATCTGACCCCAGCTGAAGCGGGGTGGCGCGGCCACCTCACCCTAGAGTTTTCTAATTCCTCTAGCGCCGACTGTCGCATCTACGCCAGCGAGGGAGTGGTGCAGCTAATTTTCTTTGAGGGTGAGCCCTGCCAGGTTAGCTACGAAACCCGCCAAGGCAAATATCAAGACCAAGCAGAACAGGTCACACTGGCCAAGGTGTAG
- a CDS encoding P-loop NTPase family protein has protein sequence MVSQIKPLSLAPSPASLVRHPLLQTVEGTVQVFTAVHRNFFTNVMVQALRIADQGKAVLIVQFLKGGIHQGPDQPMQFGQNLDWIRADMPRCIHDPVVSPSEQQAIQDLWSHTKAVIARGRYGLIVLDELSLTVNYGLIPTQDVVDFLKQRPPQVDVILTGPDMPDPLLTVADQVTEFRRNFLP, from the coding sequence ATGGTCTCCCAGATCAAACCTCTTTCCCTAGCGCCGTCCCCTGCCTCGCTCGTTCGCCATCCGCTCTTACAGACAGTAGAGGGCACCGTACAAGTCTTTACCGCCGTACACCGCAACTTTTTCACCAATGTTATGGTGCAGGCTCTGCGGATCGCTGACCAGGGCAAAGCTGTGCTGATCGTGCAATTTCTCAAGGGAGGCATTCACCAGGGGCCTGATCAACCGATGCAGTTTGGCCAAAATCTAGACTGGATTCGCGCCGACATGCCGCGCTGTATTCATGACCCGGTAGTGAGTCCCAGTGAGCAGCAGGCCATTCAAGACTTGTGGTCTCATACCAAAGCGGTCATAGCCCGAGGTCGCTATGGGCTCATCGTGCTCGATGAACTCAGCCTAACCGTCAACTACGGTCTGATTCCCACCCAAGACGTTGTAGACTTTCTCAAGCAGCGCCCTCCTCAAGTCGATGTCATCCTCACTGGCCCCGACATGCCAGATCCGCTACTCACAGTGGCCGACCAAGTAACCGAATTTCGCCGTAACTTTTTGCCCTAG
- the rph gene encoding ribonuclease PH: MAWQRPDGRQPHQLRPVSFERQFTKFSAGSVLTRCGNTQVLCTVSVEEGVPRFLQGSGRGWLTAEYRMLPGATPQRQARELMKLSGRTQEIQRLIGRSLRSTLDFELLGERTLLVDADVLQADAGTRTASITGGYVALADAVQGLVAQGLLTRSPLVHGVAAVSVGLIGDDVLLDLQYDEDVAAAVDFNLVLNEELNIIEVQGTAEEGSFSRQQMNQILEVGELGIKQLLEAQQAALL, encoded by the coding sequence ATGGCTTGGCAACGTCCAGATGGTCGGCAACCTCACCAGCTGCGGCCAGTAAGTTTTGAACGCCAATTTACGAAATTTTCGGCAGGCTCTGTACTAACCCGCTGCGGCAATACCCAGGTGCTCTGCACCGTGTCTGTAGAAGAGGGGGTGCCGCGATTTTTGCAGGGGTCGGGTCGGGGCTGGCTAACGGCTGAGTACCGCATGTTGCCAGGGGCTACCCCCCAGCGGCAGGCTCGTGAGCTCATGAAGCTATCGGGTCGCACCCAGGAGATTCAGCGTCTGATTGGGCGTAGTCTGCGATCGACTCTTGATTTTGAGCTGCTGGGGGAACGCACTCTCCTGGTAGACGCCGACGTGCTCCAGGCCGATGCGGGCACCCGCACCGCATCGATTACAGGGGGCTATGTGGCCCTAGCCGATGCGGTGCAAGGCTTAGTGGCGCAGGGATTGTTGACGCGATCGCCCCTAGTGCACGGAGTTGCCGCTGTCTCCGTTGGCCTCATTGGAGATGATGTCTTGCTCGATTTGCAGTACGACGAAGACGTGGCGGCAGCCGTAGACTTCAATCTGGTGCTTAACGAGGAGCTCAACATTATTGAAGTTCAGGGTACGGCCGAAGAGGGTAGCTTTAGCCGTCAGCAGATGAACCAGATTCTAGAGGTGGGTGAGCTGGGCATTAAACAGCTCTTAGAGGCTCAGCAGGCGGCGTTGCTGTAG
- a CDS encoding phycobilisome rod-core linker polypeptide, whose translation MTSIDAFSMKEITVSRQSPGEERQAALHQIYAQVLERQPYGFERKQLAKIEAEFLRNKIGVKRFLRELGHSEVYLNEFYYNSSNPKFIELCFKHFIGRAPSDSAEMHRYCDILMRQGVKAMITALLDSDDYSKHFGCFTVPHAWAEDSYPSPRTFWETEVLLHELHGRRGWIVPTMTWHDLQLNCDGGSCSLPGAPIQSSHSLRTAAAATVAISGAEALHQVLSTMGPQDLEVFAATLSITERDKLRHLLMQPAR comes from the coding sequence ATGACATCTATAGATGCGTTTTCGATGAAAGAAATCACGGTGAGCCGGCAGTCTCCGGGAGAAGAGCGCCAGGCAGCCCTACACCAAATTTATGCTCAGGTGCTCGAACGCCAGCCCTATGGGTTTGAACGTAAGCAGCTCGCCAAAATCGAAGCGGAGTTCTTGCGAAATAAAATTGGTGTCAAGCGGTTTCTGCGCGAGCTGGGCCATTCTGAGGTCTATCTCAATGAGTTTTACTACAATTCTTCTAACCCAAAATTTATTGAGCTGTGCTTCAAGCACTTCATCGGCCGTGCCCCCAGCGATTCGGCAGAAATGCATCGCTACTGCGATATTCTGATGCGGCAGGGCGTTAAAGCCATGATTACTGCTCTGCTCGACTCTGACGATTACAGTAAGCACTTTGGCTGCTTTACTGTGCCTCACGCCTGGGCCGAGGACAGCTACCCATCTCCAAGAACGTTCTGGGAAACTGAAGTGCTGCTGCATGAGCTGCACGGTCGACGCGGCTGGATTGTGCCTACAATGACCTGGCACGACCTTCAGCTCAACTGCGACGGCGGCAGCTGTAGTTTGCCTGGGGCACCAATACAATCTAGCCATTCCCTGCGGACAGCGGCAGCGGCTACAGTAGCCATATCGGGAGCAGAGGCGCTGCACCAGGTGCTGAGTACGATGGGACCTCAGGATTTGGAAGTGTTTGCCGCGACCCTCTCTATCACTGAGCGCGACAAGCTGCGCCACTTGCTGATGCAGCCCGCCCGATAG
- the tyrS gene encoding tyrosine--tRNA ligase — MNSVTMTQAHPSSSPVEFESIYRGISEVFPHQPDSSDPEQNLTQRLLKCDRPLRVKLGIDPTGAEIHLGHSIPVRKLRAFQDAGHTAVLIIGDFTARIGDPTGKSEVRRQLTEADVKANAETYLEQVRPILDFDTPGRLEVRYNSEWLSSLDLGKILELLSTMTVGQMLAKEGFSERYGKGEPVFLHEFLYPLMQGYDSVAVQADVELGGTDQKFNIAVGRDLQRHFGLLPQFGLLVPLLLGTDGIQKMSKSLGNYVGLQEDPLSMYSKLEKVPDSLIKDYFELLTPFALDTLPENPRDRQKLLALEVTRQFHGETAAQQAQQAAINLVQGTGEPAAGVPEFSLAEINFPAKLFYLVGSTPLCTSSSEARRQIQGGAVKLDGEKVTDPNQEFVSPADLIGKVVQVGKKKFARLIA; from the coding sequence ATGAACTCAGTCACCATGACCCAGGCTCACCCCAGCTCCTCCCCGGTTGAATTTGAGAGCATTTATCGGGGCATCAGCGAGGTCTTTCCCCACCAGCCAGACTCTAGCGACCCAGAGCAGAACCTGACACAGCGGCTACTGAAGTGCGATCGCCCCCTGCGGGTCAAGCTGGGCATTGATCCTACTGGCGCTGAAATTCACCTGGGCCACAGCATTCCGGTACGCAAGCTGCGCGCCTTTCAGGATGCCGGCCACACTGCCGTGCTGATTATTGGCGACTTCACCGCCCGCATTGGCGACCCCACTGGCAAGTCGGAGGTGCGCCGCCAGCTCACAGAAGCGGATGTGAAGGCCAACGCCGAGACCTACCTGGAACAGGTGCGCCCCATTCTCGATTTCGATACGCCCGGTCGGCTGGAGGTGCGCTACAACTCGGAGTGGCTGTCTTCCCTCGACCTGGGCAAAATTCTTGAGCTGCTCAGCACCATGACCGTAGGGCAGATGCTGGCCAAAGAAGGCTTCTCCGAGCGCTACGGCAAGGGCGAGCCGGTATTTCTCCACGAGTTTCTCTACCCACTGATGCAGGGCTATGACTCAGTGGCGGTGCAGGCCGACGTGGAGTTGGGCGGTACCGACCAAAAATTCAATATTGCCGTTGGGCGCGATTTGCAGCGCCACTTTGGCCTGCTACCCCAGTTTGGCCTGCTCGTGCCGCTGCTGCTGGGCACCGACGGCATCCAAAAAATGTCGAAATCCCTGGGCAACTACGTGGGGCTCCAGGAAGATCCTCTGAGCATGTACTCCAAGCTCGAGAAGGTGCCCGACTCGCTGATTAAAGACTACTTTGAGCTGTTGACGCCCTTCGCGCTGGATACCCTGCCAGAGAACCCGCGCGATCGCCAAAAGCTGCTGGCCCTAGAGGTCACCCGCCAGTTCCACGGCGAAACGGCGGCACAGCAGGCGCAGCAGGCCGCCATCAACCTCGTTCAAGGCACTGGTGAGCCTGCGGCCGGGGTGCCCGAGTTTTCCTTAGCTGAAATCAATTTTCCGGCCAAACTGTTCTATTTGGTGGGGTCTACGCCGCTATGCACCAGCAGTAGCGAGGCCCGCCGCCAAATTCAAGGAGGTGCCGTGAAGCTCGACGGCGAGAAAGTGACCGATCCCAACCAAGAGTTTGTCAGCCCCGCTGATCTCATTGGCAAAGTGGTGCAGGTGGGCAAGAAAAAATTCGCCCGGCTCATAGCTTAG
- a CDS encoding transglycosylase domain-containing protein: protein MSTNTIRHKSRRQPQPLRRAPNALKYVQDVGQVAAAALLGTTMIASSVLAGGLVGLAISFRNLPDVRVLRNYVPSETSYIYDINGTLLYSLHDEANREVIDLDEMSPHLKRAVLAVEDSYFYSHNGINPSSVGRALLANAQAGSTVEGGSTVTMQLVKNLFLTPERAVSRKVAEAVLALRLEQIFSKDEILEMYLNQVYWGHNNYGVETAAQSYFNKSARDLTLPEAAVMAGLIQAPESYSPFHNYEATKERQAVVLNRMRQLGWISPEEEVAARDAPLLVGEVKSFRSSISPYVTEAAVQELKQRFGNEAVVKGGMRVQTTVDLNMQRMAEATVQRHNARIRHIADQMALVSIDPRTHFVKAMVGGVDYQTSQFNRAIQAYRQPGSAFKPFVYYVAFATGRYTPASSIADTPVSYPDGYRYYSPKNYDSSFMGNIPIRTALETSRNVPAVKLGQAVGVNQIIELCRTLGIDSPMQPVTSLPLGAVDLTPMEMAGAYATFASNGWHSEPTFIVQVSDSSGNVLLDNTPQPQLVLDPWAAASLTDVLQGVIARGTGQAAQIGRPAAGKTGTTDSQRDVWFVGYVPQLSTAVWIGNDNYSPMRSGTTGGTYAAPVWRDFMQQALANTPAENFKRPSEFVQP from the coding sequence GTGTCAACCAACACCATTCGCCACAAAAGCCGACGTCAACCTCAGCCCCTGCGCCGAGCACCCAACGCGCTGAAGTACGTTCAAGACGTAGGGCAGGTAGCGGCGGCAGCCCTGCTCGGCACCACCATGATCGCCAGCTCTGTGCTGGCGGGCGGGCTGGTGGGCTTGGCCATTAGCTTCCGCAATTTGCCTGATGTGCGGGTACTTCGCAACTACGTGCCTAGCGAGACCAGCTACATCTACGACATCAATGGCACCCTGCTCTATAGCCTCCACGACGAAGCGAACCGCGAAGTCATCGACCTCGACGAGATGTCGCCGCACCTCAAGCGGGCCGTGCTAGCAGTAGAAGACAGCTATTTTTACTCCCACAACGGCATCAACCCCAGCAGCGTAGGCCGGGCCTTACTGGCTAACGCCCAAGCTGGGAGCACGGTAGAAGGTGGTTCGACCGTCACCATGCAGCTGGTAAAAAACCTGTTTCTTACCCCTGAGCGAGCCGTCAGCCGCAAAGTGGCAGAGGCCGTGCTGGCTCTGCGCCTAGAGCAAATCTTCAGCAAAGACGAAATTCTGGAGATGTATCTCAACCAGGTCTACTGGGGCCACAACAACTACGGGGTCGAAACTGCTGCCCAGAGCTACTTCAATAAGTCAGCCAGAGACCTTACCCTACCGGAAGCGGCTGTGATGGCGGGCTTAATTCAGGCTCCAGAAAGCTACAGCCCCTTCCACAACTATGAAGCCACCAAGGAGCGCCAGGCCGTCGTGCTTAACCGCATGCGCCAGCTGGGCTGGATCTCCCCAGAAGAAGAGGTAGCTGCCAGGGATGCGCCCCTGCTGGTAGGCGAAGTGAAATCATTCCGCAGCAGCATTTCTCCCTATGTTACCGAAGCGGCAGTACAGGAGTTGAAGCAGCGCTTTGGCAATGAAGCGGTGGTGAAGGGCGGTATGCGCGTGCAAACGACTGTTGACCTCAACATGCAGCGCATGGCCGAGGCTACGGTGCAGCGACACAATGCCCGCATTCGCCACATTGCCGATCAGATGGCTTTAGTGTCTATTGACCCCCGTACCCATTTTGTGAAAGCAATGGTGGGCGGGGTCGACTATCAAACTAGCCAATTCAACCGGGCGATTCAGGCCTACCGCCAGCCGGGCTCAGCGTTTAAGCCATTTGTGTACTACGTGGCCTTTGCGACGGGGCGCTATACCCCAGCCAGCAGCATTGCCGACACGCCGGTTAGCTATCCCGATGGCTATCGCTACTACAGCCCCAAGAACTATGACAGCAGTTTTATGGGGAACATCCCCATTCGCACAGCTCTAGAAACCTCGCGCAACGTGCCAGCGGTGAAGCTGGGCCAAGCGGTGGGAGTAAACCAAATTATTGAGCTGTGCCGCACCCTCGGGATTGACAGCCCGATGCAGCCGGTAACCTCGCTGCCTCTGGGTGCTGTGGATCTAACCCCAATGGAAATGGCCGGAGCCTATGCCACCTTTGCCAGTAACGGCTGGCACTCTGAGCCGACCTTTATCGTGCAGGTGAGCGACAGCAGCGGCAATGTGCTGCTTGACAACACCCCCCAACCTCAGTTGGTGCTTGACCCCTGGGCGGCTGCGTCGTTGACCGATGTTTTGCAGGGGGTAATTGCTCGGGGAACCGGCCAAGCCGCTCAGATTGGGCGACCAGCGGCGGGTAAAACCGGTACCACCGACTCCCAACGAGATGTGTGGTTTGTGGGTTATGTACCCCAACTTTCGACCGCCGTGTGGATCGGCAACGATAACTACTCGCCGATGCGCTCTGGCACTACGGGCGGCACCTACGCTGCGCCGGTGTGGCGAGACTTTATGCAGCAGGCTCTGGCCAATACGCCGGCCGAAAACTTCAAGCGACCTTCGGAATTCGTGCAACCCTAG
- a CDS encoding DUF4168 domain-containing protein translates to MTAAVKSCVRWLKQWGIRHNSSLGRQSQRLVHRVVYLGVVILLLGMATPAFAASSPAVDLPAPAVSPTQPDANDIPSETVSRFVNAYMAVVKLIESRELGLQRAETDTESRQMQQEIQAAALDLIQANGLTLSAYWELLGLANSDPEFRDRVLAQIDEINL, encoded by the coding sequence ATGACTGCTGCTGTTAAGTCCTGCGTCCGTTGGTTGAAACAGTGGGGCATCCGGCACAATTCTTCGCTAGGTAGGCAAAGCCAGCGCTTAGTACATCGGGTGGTGTATCTGGGCGTGGTCATCCTGCTGCTGGGTATGGCTACCCCTGCCTTCGCCGCATCCTCACCAGCGGTGGATCTACCAGCGCCAGCAGTTTCCCCCACCCAACCTGACGCCAACGATATTCCCTCAGAAACCGTCAGCCGTTTTGTTAATGCCTACATGGCCGTCGTCAAGCTGATTGAGTCGCGCGAACTCGGCCTACAGCGGGCCGAGACCGACACCGAGTCGCGCCAGATGCAGCAGGAGATTCAGGCCGCAGCCCTCGATCTAATTCAAGCCAATGGGCTCACCCTCTCCGCTTACTGGGAACTGCTGGGGCTCGCCAACAGCGACCCAGAATTTCGCGATCGCGTCCTCGCCCAAATCGATGAAATCAATCTCTAA
- a CDS encoding helix-turn-helix transcriptional regulator gives MASDDTAPMPGQGSLSDRELQIVELVASGLTNQEISEKLEISKRTVDNHISNILTKTATGNRVALFRWALQSGKVCIDEVNCCLLPEVKAESQEA, from the coding sequence ATGGCAAGCGATGATACGGCTCCAATGCCTGGTCAAGGGAGTCTCTCTGACCGAGAGCTACAGATCGTTGAGCTAGTGGCATCGGGGCTAACTAACCAAGAAATTTCAGAGAAGCTGGAGATCAGCAAACGCACCGTCGACAACCACATCAGCAATATTTTGACTAAGACCGCTACGGGCAACCGGGTGGCTCTGTTCCGCTGGGCGCTCCAGTCTGGCAAGGTCTGCATCGACGAGGTCAACTGCTGCCTACTGCCTGAAGTTAAGGCCGAGAGTCAAGAGGCTTAG
- the hisS gene encoding histidine--tRNA ligase: protein MESIQSLPGTEDILPKAQFVGQDLKVADIHTWQRVEATAREILGRAAYREIRTPTFEATALFERGIGEATDVVGKEMYSFKDKGDRGCTLRPEGTAGVVRAYVQHSLYAQGGVQRLWYTGPMFRYERPQKGRQRQFHQVGVEVLGSADPRADVEVIALATDILQALGLKNLTFYLNSVGDRGDRLRYREALVDYLTPYAADLDEDSRDRLTRNPLRILDSKDEKTQAITQAAPSILDYLGPDSKRHFDQVLAQLNALGIVYELNPRLVRGLDYYTHTAFEIQSSDLGSQATVCGGGRYDGLVEELGGPATPAVGWAIGLERLTLLLEALEQGKATAPDIYLVSRGEQAEANALQLAQKLRHRGIAVELDLSAAAFGKQFKRADRSGAAVCLIIGDDEAAQGTVQIKWLTSGDQTSLSQAALLSDADGFLQQLQSRV from the coding sequence ATGGAGTCGATTCAATCGCTGCCCGGAACTGAAGACATTTTGCCCAAGGCGCAGTTTGTCGGCCAAGACTTAAAGGTGGCTGATATTCACACCTGGCAGCGGGTAGAGGCGACGGCAAGAGAGATTTTGGGCCGGGCCGCCTACCGCGAAATTCGCACCCCTACTTTTGAGGCCACCGCCCTGTTTGAACGGGGCATTGGTGAAGCCACCGATGTGGTGGGTAAGGAGATGTACAGCTTCAAAGATAAGGGCGATCGCGGCTGTACCCTGCGTCCTGAAGGTACTGCTGGGGTCGTGCGGGCCTACGTGCAGCACAGTCTCTACGCCCAGGGTGGCGTACAACGTCTTTGGTATACCGGCCCCATGTTTCGCTATGAGCGCCCCCAAAAAGGCCGCCAGCGACAGTTTCACCAGGTGGGGGTTGAGGTGCTGGGCAGCGCCGATCCCCGCGCCGATGTGGAAGTGATTGCTCTCGCTACAGATATCTTGCAGGCTTTAGGGCTCAAGAACCTGACGTTTTACTTGAACTCGGTCGGTGACAGGGGCGATCGCCTGCGCTACCGCGAGGCCTTGGTCGATTATCTCACCCCCTACGCGGCGGATTTGGACGAGGATTCGCGCGATCGTCTCACTCGCAATCCCCTGCGCATTCTCGACAGCAAAGACGAAAAAACCCAGGCTATCACTCAGGCGGCTCCCAGCATTCTGGACTACCTAGGCCCCGACTCCAAACGCCACTTTGACCAAGTGCTGGCCCAGCTCAATGCCTTGGGCATTGTCTATGAACTCAACCCACGTCTAGTGCGAGGGCTCGACTACTACACCCACACTGCCTTTGAAATTCAGTCGAGCGATCTAGGGTCTCAGGCCACAGTATGCGGCGGCGGTCGCTACGACGGGTTAGTGGAAGAACTGGGCGGACCGGCTACCCCGGCGGTAGGTTGGGCTATTGGCCTAGAGCGCCTTACCCTGCTGCTCGAAGCTTTGGAGCAGGGTAAGGCCACAGCCCCAGATATTTATTTGGTCTCTCGCGGTGAGCAGGCCGAAGCCAATGCCCTGCAGCTGGCCCAAAAACTGCGTCACCGAGGGATAGCGGTAGAGCTAGACCTCAGCGCGGCCGCCTTTGGTAAGCAGTTTAAGCGGGCCGATCGCAGCGGGGCCGCCGTCTGCCTAATCATTGGCGACGATGAAGCGGCCCAGGGAACTGTGCAGATTAAGTGGCTAACCTCAGGCGATCAAACCAGTCTCTCTCAAGCGGCATTGCTTAGCGATGCCGATGGTTTTTTGCAGCAGCTTCAAAGCCGAGTATAG
- a CDS encoding class I SAM-dependent methyltransferase has translation MPDTITKLAYQALQQGKSYFGLAHKAVSTQVMQTVSPPKDLQTTPLDIKSLQLLQQRMGDLLERDWQDTEAGVYPKELLFDNPWDDFFRFYPLVCLDLPQIWERLNKRDHHRFSDDIDTAGYPKYYLQNFHHQTDGYLSDMSANLYDLQVEILFNGTADPMRRRILAPLKQGLAAAGVEDGAKVLDVACGTGRTLGMIRDALPKTSLYGVDLSPTYLRKANENLLAKPGLLPQLVQANGESLPFVDNYFDGVVSVFLFHELPAVARQNVINEMYRVVKPGGTVVLCDSIQRLDSPEFEAAMENFPAMFHEPYYRHYTTDDLNLRLTDVGFESVSNQVHFMSKYWVCRKPAAV, from the coding sequence ATGCCTGACACCATCACAAAACTGGCCTACCAAGCCTTGCAACAGGGCAAAAGCTACTTTGGGCTAGCCCACAAAGCCGTTAGTACCCAAGTTATGCAAACGGTTAGTCCACCCAAAGACCTTCAAACCACGCCCCTAGATATAAAGTCTCTTCAACTGCTACAGCAGCGCATGGGTGACTTGCTAGAGCGCGATTGGCAAGATACAGAAGCTGGGGTTTATCCCAAAGAGCTGCTGTTTGATAATCCTTGGGATGACTTCTTCCGATTTTATCCTCTTGTTTGCCTCGACTTACCCCAAATTTGGGAGCGGCTGAACAAGCGTGATCATCACCGGTTTTCTGACGATATCGACACAGCTGGGTATCCCAAATACTACCTGCAAAACTTTCACCACCAGACCGACGGCTATCTGAGCGACATGTCGGCCAATTTGTACGACCTCCAGGTCGAGATCCTCTTCAACGGCACCGCTGACCCCATGCGCCGCCGCATTCTGGCTCCTTTGAAGCAGGGCCTAGCAGCGGCTGGCGTTGAGGACGGGGCTAAGGTTTTAGATGTCGCCTGTGGCACGGGGCGCACCCTTGGCATGATTCGCGATGCCCTGCCCAAAACGTCGCTCTACGGCGTTGACCTGTCGCCCACCTACTTGCGCAAGGCTAACGAGAATCTGCTGGCCAAGCCCGGATTGTTGCCGCAGCTCGTGCAGGCCAACGGTGAAAGCTTGCCGTTTGTAGATAACTACTTCGATGGCGTGGTGAGTGTTTTCTTGTTCCACGAATTACCGGCAGTAGCGCGGCAGAATGTGATTAACGAAATGTATCGGGTGGTGAAACCTGGCGGTACTGTGGTGCTGTGCGACTCGATTCAGCGGCTTGACTCTCCTGAGTTTGAGGCGGCAATGGAGAACTTCCCAGCGATGTTCCATGAGCCCTACTACCGGCACTACACTACCGATGACCTCAACCTGCGCTTAACTGATGTAGGATTTGAATCGGTCAGTAACCAGGTGCACTTTATGAGCAAGTACTGGGTATGCCGCAAGCCAGCGGCGGTCTAG